In the Haloferula helveola genome, one interval contains:
- a CDS encoding autotransporter-associated beta strand repeat-containing protein: MQTGFAYCPAACIAAVTAIGTASGAVLYWDTNDVTTGSGNAGGIWSLVDNNWSTDPNGELAATGFANGDEVNFSAGTDGTGDWTVTISGTVATNSVTFEEIGNKTITGGSIDITGGGVIDSSVLGLGVYDLSIQSTVTGTGGLTIAAHGDAASDNGGGNGAEFRLYGNNTFTGGLTITSGVVGWNSDNALGDPGNSILLDGGGLLWNQGSSTTLTRDIAVGAAGGTLRLYGGANEVDFSGALTGSTILRRTDGGNVILSGDGSAFTGTVRNGGGTMSVTSTDWAGTTFEAIGGTITFDNGSTLAVSALNVDNEIRVNNGTTLNLTSGSLSQAGGGGAFATATGAAGNLTSSTGTLTISNPIGGQDDYSLPFVDFDGGTPLSLVFDNGAGGSGVGQSRLNVASPYTGGTVINGGRVNAADVAAMGTGSITVNAGGQFWPTLADTYTNDISIAGIGWQEGAGYLGAIRFGNNVIAGDVTVDPSGSRVVGYNGTSGEISGSLLGSGDLEINIPGNATANGSIVLSGDASGYTGNLLVEGGFLTVGELGGGLTATNGTANLSGNVPGTFTLDGGIVNLDAGATVTSPVFSFDSVLNINVGASVAGDVTTDFNFPSDISLAGAVTGDVLIDDGNTLALNGGSAANLELGFDGSSAIALTLNSPLAITNNLVVNGTQEVLFNALPAPGVAATVLTYGGTATDATDADGVDNNFVVAPGSATFRSVTFTDTGSAITADLGAETGSWVGGDATNPTFWDSATTNWGTSDNLFYDGDSVVFDDTALSFAVAIQADVSPYSVVVNNSANAYSISGAGVGIVGSTGITKQGSADLTLGGSNLFTGPVDIQAGKVIAGSVDALGATSGVTIATGAQLDLAGNALGNATRAYDFTIEGDGGGNGAITNSGGGVASNAGIRDITLTGNASIGSTSGRFDIGLANGAPQPNGIITGNGFTLTKVGSGQVAFRGDASVSPIDVVIAGGTVWAENNDNAYGGATGTLTVQSGAVAGTYGNRTIATPVTLESGSVLHNQGGGTGVWTGGVDVTGPVQIGNANNNIVLTGALSGTGTITKGAGTLYLENADNSGFTGKWFLDANTLVAVDDLSFGAVPAAPTADSITMDNIRIQTGDRSGPGTLVLAANRGITVTDLAYFNPGNGGSFTVNGDIDGSGAGGAGDIIKDNNTGDLVFNGDIVTDGRLLAQGGTVTFNGDIDFTEAFRVQNGGTVNINSSNGVIAQGFDLGTGTTNVNLGGGVGGTLVIDDWELGQGGNQPHTSNLLAGDVLASTDVRIGHWGGSTSALNISGGSLSMPDTVTSPTNEGQANVFLGIDGEGDLSISGGTLNATSIVIDGRGTTAGTHTLSLTGGTLNVGKWGIRNGGANYAIEFGGGVVGTTSSSAEPGYDWSSDWSTNLPITFTGINGDTSFEAGAHTITLGGNLTGAGGLTVDSGTLALNGTSSYSGSTTVNTGSLVGTGTIGDATIAATGSIGAGTNGNASVVGAFSTGSLQVDGDVTLDLDASGFAAGDVIDVAGDLTFGAGSTISPRFFGAATPGATESYLLMTYTGTLTGAPTIDNQFFSDFRTPTTTLDFSTPGEVWIDVTFQNEDLFWSSTPANFDWDVNTSQNWDLFGTADETFFQGDAVEFDDTGSNASPINLVGTLTPGEVTVSADQDYTFSGSGAIGGTTDLFKSGLGTLTLLTDNTYTGPVNITEGQVVVGNGGTTGTLGGGGSISVSAGAGLTFDRSDAQTPGRAFIGGGEVIFDGGGSLTTVANNDVNFTVNSGTLFARGGNWSTSVAGGDTITVNAGGTLDTVTHSLGGLGGATRPAVINLNAGGTWYLNNEQYLPTTATNISGGSTAGPGEIRGGGTINHTGDVTSTLGARTSFIGAITFNVDDGVPATDLLVSGDMTGGSKPRKFGAGRMELTGASNTYSGGTDVEEGILAASSVDDAGGLGAIGTGYLGVNEGSTFEYTGTGAQATTRALWVDRGAGGVFDIVDGGATVTFNPSGGSRVAPIVKSGAGTMVLNGVVSGGATVTVSEGTMLLGSTNTYTGDTVVNTGATLSLGTSGSIETSTTVNVESGASLNVAGLLSPFNVGAGQTLTGDGSVTGNIGSAGAGVIAPGDSIGDLDVTGNVTIGSGTLLIDVDDTLTPKSDSLDVTGVLDLTNAVLSVNLTGVAGEAAYVIANYGSLVGTFASVPLGWTVDYTYGGGDQVAIVPAPANPYDAYEAANNIVGAGPDADSDNDTIPNGIEFVLGTISDPANPASNSLGDMPTVTVDATYLIFTYRRSDNAAGENPFAEYSSTLDALDWTTAEAGVDGVIIDEDDDFYPDAFGAGVDRVTVSIPRSLATGSSFFARLAVDIPTP; encoded by the coding sequence ATGCAGACAGGATTCGCGTATTGCCCGGCGGCATGCATTGCGGCCGTAACGGCGATCGGCACCGCTTCAGGTGCGGTGCTCTACTGGGATACCAATGATGTTACGACCGGTTCCGGAAATGCCGGCGGCATCTGGAGCTTGGTGGATAACAACTGGTCGACCGATCCCAACGGGGAACTCGCTGCGACGGGTTTCGCCAACGGTGACGAAGTGAACTTCTCGGCCGGCACGGACGGCACGGGTGACTGGACCGTCACCATTTCCGGCACGGTGGCCACCAACTCGGTGACCTTCGAGGAAATCGGTAACAAGACGATCACCGGCGGCTCGATTGATATCACCGGCGGTGGCGTGATCGACTCCAGCGTGCTGGGTCTGGGCGTCTATGATCTCTCGATCCAGTCCACAGTCACCGGCACGGGTGGTCTGACCATCGCCGCGCACGGCGATGCTGCCAGTGACAACGGTGGTGGCAATGGCGCGGAATTTCGGCTCTACGGCAACAACACGTTCACAGGCGGTTTGACCATCACCTCGGGTGTGGTCGGGTGGAATTCGGATAACGCTCTCGGCGATCCGGGTAACTCCATCCTCCTCGACGGCGGTGGACTTCTCTGGAACCAAGGCTCATCCACCACGCTCACCCGCGACATCGCAGTGGGAGCGGCGGGCGGCACACTCCGTCTCTACGGTGGAGCGAACGAAGTTGACTTCTCCGGAGCCCTGACCGGCTCGACCATCCTGCGCCGCACGGACGGCGGCAACGTGATCCTTTCCGGTGACGGATCGGCCTTCACCGGCACGGTTCGCAACGGTGGTGGCACGATGAGCGTTACGTCGACCGACTGGGCCGGGACCACCTTCGAGGCGATCGGGGGAACGATCACTTTCGACAATGGCAGCACCTTGGCGGTTAGTGCGCTCAATGTTGACAATGAGATCCGGGTCAACAACGGAACGACGCTCAATCTCACATCCGGCAGCCTCAGCCAAGCTGGTGGTGGCGGTGCGTTTGCGACCGCAACCGGTGCCGCCGGTAACCTGACCTCATCGACCGGAACGCTCACGATCAGTAATCCGATCGGTGGTCAGGATGACTACAGCCTTCCATTCGTCGACTTCGACGGAGGCACTCCGCTGAGCCTCGTCTTCGACAACGGAGCGGGCGGCAGCGGCGTCGGTCAGAGCCGTCTCAACGTGGCGAGCCCTTATACCGGTGGAACGGTGATCAACGGAGGCCGGGTCAACGCTGCCGATGTGGCGGCCATGGGCACCGGCAGCATCACCGTCAATGCGGGTGGCCAGTTCTGGCCGACGCTCGCCGATACCTACACCAACGACATCAGCATCGCCGGTATCGGTTGGCAGGAAGGCGCCGGATACCTCGGAGCGATCCGTTTCGGCAACAACGTCATTGCAGGTGACGTCACCGTGGATCCCTCGGGTTCGCGTGTCGTTGGCTACAATGGAACCAGCGGAGAGATCAGCGGGAGCCTGCTGGGTTCGGGTGATCTCGAAATCAACATTCCCGGCAACGCCACCGCGAACGGCAGCATCGTCCTTTCGGGCGACGCCAGCGGCTACACCGGTAACCTCCTTGTCGAAGGCGGTTTTCTTACCGTTGGCGAACTTGGTGGCGGCCTGACCGCGACCAACGGCACGGCAAACCTCTCGGGCAACGTTCCCGGAACGTTCACTCTCGACGGCGGCATCGTGAATCTCGATGCCGGCGCGACGGTGACGAGCCCGGTGTTCAGCTTCGACAGTGTTCTCAACATCAACGTCGGCGCCAGTGTCGCCGGAGACGTCACCACCGACTTCAACTTCCCGAGCGATATCTCGCTGGCGGGTGCGGTCACCGGTGACGTGCTCATCGACGACGGCAACACGCTGGCTCTGAACGGTGGTTCGGCAGCGAATTTGGAACTCGGTTTCGACGGATCCTCGGCGATCGCGTTGACGCTCAACAGTCCGCTGGCGATCACCAACAATCTGGTCGTCAACGGCACGCAGGAGGTTCTCTTCAATGCTCTCCCGGCTCCGGGTGTGGCAGCAACCGTGCTCACTTACGGCGGCACCGCGACGGACGCGACCGATGCGGACGGGGTGGACAACAACTTCGTTGTCGCTCCTGGCTCGGCGACCTTCCGTTCGGTTACCTTCACCGATACCGGCTCGGCGATCACCGCCGATCTCGGTGCTGAAACCGGGTCGTGGGTCGGTGGCGACGCTACCAATCCCACCTTCTGGGACAGCGCGACCACCAACTGGGGTACCTCCGACAATCTGTTCTACGACGGTGACTCGGTGGTCTTCGACGACACCGCTCTGAGTTTCGCGGTCGCGATCCAGGCTGATGTGAGCCCCTACTCGGTGGTGGTGAACAACAGCGCCAACGCCTACTCGATCAGCGGTGCCGGCGTCGGCATCGTCGGTTCCACCGGAATCACCAAGCAAGGCTCCGCGGATCTCACGCTCGGTGGCTCGAACCTCTTCACCGGTCCGGTTGACATCCAGGCGGGCAAGGTAATCGCCGGCTCGGTCGACGCGCTTGGTGCCACTTCCGGCGTTACGATCGCCACCGGTGCCCAACTCGATCTCGCTGGCAACGCGCTTGGCAACGCCACCCGCGCCTACGACTTCACCATTGAAGGAGATGGTGGCGGCAACGGCGCCATTACCAACTCCGGTGGCGGAGTTGCTTCGAACGCGGGTATTCGTGACATCACGCTGACCGGCAATGCCAGTATCGGCAGCACCAGCGGGCGCTTTGACATCGGCCTCGCCAACGGCGCGCCCCAGCCGAACGGTATCATCACCGGCAACGGCTTCACCCTCACCAAGGTGGGATCGGGCCAAGTGGCCTTCCGGGGTGATGCGAGCGTTTCTCCCATCGATGTGGTCATCGCCGGTGGAACGGTTTGGGCCGAGAACAACGACAACGCCTACGGCGGTGCGACCGGAACACTGACCGTCCAGAGTGGCGCGGTCGCCGGAACTTACGGCAACCGGACCATTGCGACCCCGGTGACCCTTGAGAGCGGTTCGGTCCTCCACAACCAAGGTGGAGGCACCGGCGTATGGACGGGTGGTGTTGATGTTACGGGGCCGGTTCAAATCGGAAATGCGAACAATAACATCGTCCTTACCGGCGCGCTTAGCGGCACCGGCACGATTACCAAAGGGGCTGGCACGCTTTACCTCGAGAATGCCGACAACTCCGGATTCACCGGCAAGTGGTTCCTTGATGCGAACACGCTCGTTGCGGTTGATGACCTGTCCTTTGGCGCGGTTCCTGCCGCACCGACCGCGGATTCCATCACCATGGACAACATCCGGATCCAGACGGGAGACCGCTCGGGACCGGGAACACTGGTCCTTGCCGCGAACCGTGGCATTACAGTCACCGACCTCGCCTACTTCAACCCGGGCAACGGTGGATCCTTCACCGTCAATGGCGATATCGACGGCAGCGGTGCCGGAGGTGCCGGTGACATCATCAAGGACAACAACACGGGTGACCTGGTCTTCAACGGTGACATCGTCACGGACGGTCGCCTGCTCGCCCAGGGCGGCACGGTGACCTTCAACGGCGACATCGACTTCACCGAAGCCTTCCGCGTTCAGAACGGAGGCACGGTGAACATCAACTCGTCCAATGGTGTCATCGCCCAGGGCTTCGACCTCGGAACCGGCACGACCAACGTCAACCTCGGTGGTGGCGTCGGAGGAACGCTGGTGATCGATGATTGGGAACTCGGTCAAGGTGGCAACCAACCGCACACCTCGAACCTTCTCGCAGGTGATGTCCTCGCTTCGACCGATGTTCGGATTGGCCACTGGGGTGGCTCCACCTCGGCTTTGAATATCTCGGGTGGCAGCCTGAGCATGCCGGACACGGTGACCAGCCCGACCAACGAGGGTCAGGCGAACGTCTTCCTCGGCATTGATGGCGAAGGTGACCTTTCGATCAGCGGAGGAACGCTCAACGCGACCTCGATCGTGATCGACGGCCGTGGCACGACCGCTGGCACCCACACGCTCTCGCTGACCGGCGGAACGCTCAACGTCGGCAAGTGGGGTATCCGCAACGGCGGCGCCAACTACGCCATCGAGTTCGGTGGAGGTGTGGTCGGAACGACCTCTTCCTCGGCCGAGCCGGGTTACGACTGGTCCAGTGACTGGAGCACGAACCTGCCGATCACCTTCACGGGTATCAACGGGGACACCAGCTTCGAGGCCGGTGCCCACACGATCACCCTCGGTGGTAATCTGACCGGTGCGGGTGGTCTCACCGTCGACAGCGGAACTCTTGCGCTCAACGGAACCAGCTCCTACAGCGGTTCGACGACGGTCAACACCGGTTCGCTTGTCGGCACCGGAACGATCGGTGACGCCACCATCGCTGCGACCGGCAGCATCGGCGCCGGCACCAATGGCAATGCATCGGTTGTCGGAGCGTTCTCGACCGGTTCGCTTCAGGTGGACGGCGATGTGACGCTTGACCTCGACGCATCCGGCTTCGCCGCGGGTGACGTGATCGATGTCGCAGGTGATCTGACCTTCGGTGCGGGATCAACCATCTCGCCCCGCTTCTTCGGTGCGGCAACTCCGGGAGCCACAGAAAGTTACCTGTTGATGACTTACACCGGCACGCTCACCGGCGCGCCAACCATCGACAACCAGTTCTTCTCGGACTTCCGGACACCGACCACCACCTTGGACTTCAGCACACCGGGCGAAGTCTGGATCGACGTTACCTTCCAGAACGAGGATCTGTTCTGGTCGAGCACGCCGGCCAACTTCGATTGGGACGTCAACACCAGTCAGAACTGGGATCTCTTCGGAACTGCGGATGAGACCTTCTTCCAAGGTGACGCCGTCGAGTTCGACGACACCGGTTCCAATGCCTCGCCGATCAACCTCGTCGGAACCCTCACTCCGGGTGAGGTGACCGTCAGTGCCGACCAGGACTACACGTTCTCCGGTTCGGGTGCGATCGGTGGCACGACCGACCTCTTCAAGTCGGGTCTGGGCACGCTGACGCTGCTGACCGACAACACCTACACCGGCCCGGTCAACATCACCGAAGGCCAGGTGGTAGTCGGTAACGGTGGCACGACCGGAACGCTCGGTGGCGGCGGCAGCATCTCGGTGAGCGCCGGGGCTGGCCTGACCTTCGATCGTAGCGACGCGCAGACGCCCGGCCGCGCCTTCATCGGCGGTGGCGAGGTGATCTTCGACGGCGGCGGCTCGCTGACCACGGTGGCCAACAACGACGTCAACTTCACCGTCAACAGCGGCACCCTGTTCGCCCGCGGCGGTAACTGGAGCACCTCGGTGGCAGGCGGTGACACGATCACCGTGAATGCCGGTGGCACACTGGACACCGTGACCCACTCGCTCGGCGGTCTGGGTGGTGCAACCCGTCCGGCGGTCATCAACCTCAACGCTGGGGGAACCTGGTATCTCAACAACGAGCAGTACCTGCCGACCACGGCGACCAACATCTCCGGCGGCAGCACTGCAGGACCTGGTGAGATCCGGGGTGGAGGCACGATCAACCACACTGGTGACGTGACCAGCACGCTGGGAGCCCGGACGAGCTTCATCGGTGCGATCACCTTCAACGTGGACGACGGGGTTCCCGCTACCGACTTGCTCGTCTCGGGAGACATGACCGGCGGATCGAAGCCCCGCAAGTTCGGCGCAGGCCGGATGGAGCTTACCGGAGCCAGCAACACCTACAGCGGTGGCACCGATGTCGAGGAAGGCATTCTCGCCGCATCGTCGGTCGACGACGCCGGTGGACTGGGTGCGATCGGCACCGGATACCTCGGAGTCAACGAGGGCAGCACCTTCGAATACACCGGAACCGGCGCTCAGGCGACGACTCGCGCCCTGTGGGTCGACCGCGGTGCGGGTGGCGTGTTCGATATCGTCGATGGCGGTGCCACGGTGACCTTCAATCCGAGCGGCGGTAGCCGTGTGGCGCCGATCGTCAAGTCGGGTGCCGGCACGATGGTGCTGAACGGAGTGGTCTCGGGCGGCGCGACCGTCACGGTCAGCGAGGGCACCATGCTCCTCGGTTCGACCAATACCTACACGGGCGACACGGTCGTCAACACGGGTGCGACGCTGAGCCTCGGCACTTCGGGAAGCATCGAAACGAGCACCACGGTGAACGTGGAGTCCGGAGCGTCGCTGAACGTCGCCGGCCTGCTCTCGCCGTTCAATGTCGGCGCCGGCCAGACCCTCACGGGTGACGGCTCGGTGACCGGTAACATCGGAAGCGCCGGCGCCGGCGTGATCGCCCCGGGCGATTCCATCGGCGACCTCGACGTGACCGGCAACGTGACCATCGGCAGCGGCACGCTGCTCATCGATGTCGACGATACCCTGACTCCGAAGTCCGACTCGCTTGACGTCACGGGTGTGCTCGACCTGACCAACGCCGTGCTGAGCGTCAACCTGACCGGCGTCGCGGGCGAAGCCGCCTACGTCATCGCCAACTACGGCAGCCTCGTCGGCACCTTCGCTTCGGTGCCGCTGGGTTGGACGGTTGACTACACCTACGGTGGTGGCGACCAGGTCGCGATCGTGCCCGCTCCGGCGAATCCGTATGACGCCTACGAGGCCGCCAACAACATCGTTGGTGCCGGCCCGGATGCCGACTCGGACAACGACACCATCCCGAACGGCATCGAGTTCGTGCTCGGCACCATTTCGGATCCGGCAAACCCGGCCAGCAACTCGCTGGGCGACATGCCGACGGTGACCGTCGATGCGACCTACCTGATCTTCACCTACCGCCGCTCCGACAATGCCGCGGGTGAGAATCCGTTCGCCGAATACAGCTCGACGCTGGATGCGCTGGACTGGACGACCGCCGAGGCCGGTGTGGATGGAGTGATCATCGATGAGGATGACGACTTCTATCCGGATGCGTTCGGAGCCGGAGTTGACCGGGTGACGGTGAGCATTCCGCGTTCGCTCGCGACGGGCAGCTCGTTCTTCGCCCGCCTTGCGGTCGATATCCCGACTCCCTGA
- a CDS encoding FAD-dependent oxidoreductase — MESDQAVGRSESAIVLGGGSAGLLAALTLRRLVPEIDVTLVHSSEIGVIGVGEGTTAVFPDHLFTTLGIDPAEFYREAEPTWKQGIKFVWGPRDWFFYDFEEQYDWRFDGLPKPNGYYAEEDCTDLSSACALMSRGKAFASGPLGKPLVKGNYAFHIENHKLVECLTRLAREAGVKFVDDTLQGVERDAHGVKEVRFEKSGALSADLYIDASGFRAELIGKALEEPFNDYSGALFCDRAVIGGWEREDETLLAYTTAETMDHGWCWQIEHENFINRGYVFSSRFVDDDEAVEEFRSKNPKVGGDPRVVRFRSGRHQRNWVGNVVAIGNASGFVEPLEATAIAQIIYEVRWLAETLQLTDRMPDDRMREFFNQKVASAWDEIRDFLAYHYKFNTRLETPFWKACREDVGLGDYQGLYDAYREIGPSQLLVESLPTRPNIYGIEGFLAMLVGMKVPYANRYEPEAEERAAWESARGRLGRAASAGVTVSQALNAIRKPTWKWS, encoded by the coding sequence ATGGAAAGTGATCAAGCAGTCGGCCGATCCGAGTCGGCTATTGTATTGGGAGGAGGCAGTGCCGGGCTTCTGGCCGCGCTCACCCTCAGGCGTCTGGTTCCTGAAATCGATGTGACTCTGGTCCACAGCAGTGAGATCGGCGTGATCGGAGTGGGGGAGGGAACCACCGCGGTGTTCCCCGATCATCTGTTCACGACGCTCGGGATTGATCCTGCCGAGTTCTACCGGGAGGCCGAGCCGACCTGGAAGCAGGGGATCAAGTTTGTCTGGGGGCCGAGGGACTGGTTCTTCTACGACTTCGAAGAGCAGTATGACTGGCGCTTCGACGGGTTGCCGAAACCCAACGGCTACTACGCGGAGGAAGATTGCACCGATCTCTCGTCGGCCTGCGCCCTGATGAGTCGGGGAAAAGCCTTCGCCTCGGGGCCTCTCGGAAAGCCTCTGGTCAAAGGGAACTACGCCTTTCACATCGAGAACCACAAGCTGGTCGAGTGCCTGACGCGGCTTGCCCGGGAGGCTGGTGTGAAGTTTGTCGACGATACCCTGCAGGGAGTCGAACGCGATGCTCACGGCGTGAAGGAAGTGCGGTTCGAGAAGTCGGGTGCCCTGAGTGCGGATCTCTACATCGACGCATCGGGATTTCGGGCGGAGCTGATCGGCAAGGCGCTTGAGGAACCCTTCAATGACTACTCGGGCGCGCTGTTTTGCGACCGGGCGGTGATCGGCGGTTGGGAGCGCGAGGACGAGACGTTGCTTGCCTACACCACGGCGGAGACGATGGATCACGGGTGGTGCTGGCAGATCGAGCACGAGAATTTCATCAACCGGGGCTACGTCTTCAGTTCCCGTTTTGTCGACGATGACGAGGCGGTGGAGGAATTCCGCAGCAAGAATCCGAAGGTGGGTGGTGATCCCCGTGTGGTCCGCTTCCGGAGCGGTCGTCATCAGAGGAACTGGGTGGGGAATGTCGTTGCTATCGGTAACGCGTCCGGCTTCGTCGAGCCGCTTGAGGCAACCGCGATCGCCCAGATCATCTACGAGGTGAGATGGTTGGCGGAGACCCTGCAACTGACCGACCGGATGCCGGACGACAGGATGCGGGAATTCTTCAATCAGAAGGTCGCGTCCGCTTGGGATGAGATCCGCGACTTCCTCGCTTACCACTACAAGTTCAACACACGGCTCGAGACTCCCTTCTGGAAAGCCTGTCGAGAAGACGTGGGTCTCGGAGACTATCAGGGCTTGTACGATGCCTACCGCGAGATCGGCCCGTCCCAACTGTTGGTGGAGAGCCTTCCCACGCGACCGAACATTTACGGAATCGAGGGTTTTCTCGCGATGCTGGTCGGGATGAAGGTTCCCTACGCCAACCGCTATGAGCCGGAGGCAGAGGAACGGGCGGCATGGGAGTCCGCACGTGGCAGGCTGGGCCGCGCCGCGTCGGCCGGTGTGACGGTCAGCCAGGCATTGAACGCAATCCGAAAGCCAACATGGAAATGGAGCTAG
- a CDS encoding tryptophan 7-halogenase, whose product MELGSEIRSVVVEGSGYDPYLAALAFKRMLPDLKVGVRCREGSSNPIGEVASPFLLRQLIGSFGIREVDLHTFGRPTWCLGFRFLWGARGEFIQSFDTAPFRKIPKSEIEAGFLSATDDQRSFSIGEALIRLKKVLPPGVSGDGITGLQVRPEPFTDLLQRACAAVGVETTPEGEIADGGLLVRTDAAADRDDWIEPKDGTVAWRSVTGLRRRSNERMLPFCTVQAHPSGWSWRMDHDDSMGIGFAYDPECVSDDDAREWLLERLGKPAGELRVTDWHGGRTSNPWKADSVHIGDAAGFVQPLSGMRLSLLVHEVQTMCRFMIETGMRPGEQSRRLYKDVIGRARDEIRDFEALHFRYPDDPDSECWKKVSSTTGLGEHEELLGVFESIGPSAKLVNALPTIPGVVGINSWVATFLGLGVPFRGRGEVSEADRAVWRTSLGELEANARRGADSERALVAARSRKG is encoded by the coding sequence ATGGAGCTAGGTTCAGAGATTCGCTCGGTGGTGGTGGAGGGTAGCGGCTACGACCCCTATCTTGCCGCACTTGCGTTCAAGCGCATGCTGCCCGATCTGAAAGTGGGCGTGCGGTGCCGTGAGGGCAGTAGCAATCCGATCGGGGAAGTCGCGAGTCCATTTCTTCTCCGGCAGCTCATCGGTTCCTTCGGGATCCGCGAGGTCGACCTCCACACTTTCGGCCGACCGACATGGTGCCTGGGTTTCCGGTTCCTCTGGGGGGCTCGTGGTGAATTCATCCAGTCATTCGATACGGCACCGTTCCGGAAGATTCCGAAGTCGGAGATCGAGGCGGGCTTTCTCTCGGCCACCGATGACCAGCGCTCCTTCAGTATTGGCGAGGCGCTGATCCGCCTGAAGAAGGTGCTGCCTCCCGGAGTATCCGGTGACGGCATCACCGGTCTTCAGGTCCGTCCGGAGCCATTCACCGATCTGCTCCAGAGAGCGTGCGCGGCGGTGGGTGTGGAGACGACGCCGGAGGGCGAGATTGCCGACGGCGGGCTGCTGGTTCGGACGGACGCAGCTGCCGATCGCGACGATTGGATCGAGCCGAAGGACGGCACCGTGGCTTGGCGTTCGGTCACCGGCTTGCGGCGTCGTTCGAACGAGCGCATGCTGCCATTTTGCACGGTGCAGGCCCACCCTTCGGGCTGGAGCTGGCGGATGGATCACGACGATTCGATGGGGATCGGCTTTGCCTATGATCCCGAGTGCGTCAGTGACGACGATGCGCGGGAGTGGCTGTTGGAACGACTCGGAAAGCCGGCCGGAGAGCTCCGGGTCACCGATTGGCATGGTGGCCGGACGTCGAACCCGTGGAAAGCCGACTCGGTCCACATCGGGGATGCAGCGGGTTTCGTGCAGCCTCTGTCGGGAATGCGGTTGTCGCTTCTGGTCCACGAGGTCCAGACGATGTGCCGCTTCATGATCGAGACCGGAATGAGGCCGGGGGAGCAGAGCCGCAGGCTCTACAAAGACGTCATCGGCCGGGCCCGGGACGAGATCCGCGACTTCGAAGCGCTGCACTTCCGCTACCCGGATGACCCAGATTCGGAGTGCTGGAAGAAGGTCTCGTCCACCACTGGCTTGGGCGAGCATGAAGAGCTTCTCGGAGTTTTTGAATCGATCGGGCCCTCCGCCAAGCTCGTCAATGCGCTCCCAACAATACCGGGAGTTGTCGGGATCAACAGTTGGGTTGCGACTTTCCTCGGGCTTGGCGTGCCTTTCCGTGGGAGGGGAGAGGTGAGTGAGGCTGATCGCGCGGTGTGGCGGACGAGCCTCGGGGAACTGGAGGCCAATGCCCGCAGAGGTGCGGACTCCGAGCGCGCTTTGGTAGCCGCCCGATCGAGAAAGGGGTGA